The following DNA comes from Streptomyces globosus.
CGGTGTCGGTGATCTGGACCCGGTCGTCCGGGCCGTGGACCGTCTCCAGCAGGTCCGGCGGGCCGAAGGAGGCCTCGCCGATGTCCGGCAGCGGCGCGGACGGCGCCGTCCACGCCTCGGCGGGCACGGATTCGGACAGGGCGCGGGTGCGGCCGGCGACCTGCTCCAGCCCGTCGGAGGTGAACGCGGTGGGGCTGCCGCCCTGCGCACCCTCCGACGGGCCTTCGAAGAAGGCCTGCTCGGCGGCGGGCGCGGTGAGTTCCACGGGCTGGTTCGAGACAGCGGTGTGCGGACCGTTCGTCATGGCGACTCCCGGGGCTGCGTGAGAGGCGTGGGTGGTGGATGCGTGTGGAGGGCCCACGACGATGCACCGCGAACGCTTTCCGCCAGTCCGGGCCGCGCACCGTCCGGGCGCGCTCCCCCACTCCAATAGAACGCCGGTCTGCCGCTGATCGCCACGCGGCGGAGCGCGGTCAGCGCTCCGAGAGTTCCGAGGGGGCCTCCTGGACGAGCCAGCCGTTGCCGTCGGGGTCGCGGAAGGTCATGAACGAGTTCCAGGTGCCGCCCCTGCCGTCCTCCCAGCCGGACTCGCCGAAGTGGCGCACCGGCGAGACGTCGACGCCGCGGGCGACCAGCTCGGCCCGGGCCGCCTCGATGTCCGTGACGCACAGCTGGAGGCCGTGCAGGGCGCCCGGGGCCGTCTCCTTCGTGCCGGGCATCGCGGGCATGCCCTGGATCATGGCGATCGAGCAGCGGGATCCGGGCGGTGTCAGCTGGACGATGCGCGTGCCGGGGGCGACCTCGCTGTCGACGTCAACCTTGAAGCCGGCCTTCTCCGCGTAGAACTCCTTCGCGCGGTCGATGTCGGTGACGGGGACGGGGACGACTTCCAGGGTCCAGTTCACGGCAGGGTGCCTCCTCGGGCCGGGGCCGGCGGGTCCGGCCGGTTCCACCGTCGCATGCCGGCCCTGCGTGCGCGGCGGAACGCCACGACAACCGCAGGAACGGACCGGGGCCGCGTATTCACCGGTATCCGGACCGCGCCTCTTTTCGAGGAAAGGTTCGGGCCATCGTGCGGGGCGCATCTGCCGAAAGCACGGAAGACGTGGCTACGATGACGGCGTGACAGCAGCGGAAACCGCCTTCTGCGCGCCGTGGATCCGGGTCCGCCGGATTGCGGCGGCGCCGCTGTGGCTGGTCCTGCTGCTGGTCGGATTCCTCTGCGCGCACGGCGGGGAAACCGCGAGTACCGCACACCACTTCCGGCCCGCCGCCGCAACGGCCTCGGTATCCGCGCCGGATTCCGCGGCAGGGCCCGTGGCCCGCGCCGCGCACCAGGACCGCGTACACGGCGGAGGCGGCGCCGGACACCAGGGCGAGCACTGCGCACCCGGCCGGACGGACGGCGGCGCAGTGCTCGCAGGCTGCCCGGACGCACCCGCCGGCCGGCCGGCCGCCCGCGCGGGCTCCTCCGCCGCCCCCGCCGCCCCGGGACAGCCGCAGACGCATGGCGCCGCACCTCCCCTGACCCCCGGAGTGCTGCGCATCTAGTGCTGTGGCCGGCCCGCCGGAATTGCCCGGCGCCGGGACAGGGGTATCCGCACCCCGCATGTGCGGTCCCGTCCGCCCGCGTATCGCCGACCTGCCCGCGGCAGCGAATTACCCGCCCTTTCCCCCGGTGATTCCCTGGCCGTTTACGCCGCGAATTCCCCGCCCCGGCGACGCCGCGGCCTGCCGCTGCCGAACTCCGCCGGGAAATGCCGGCGGCGAGGCCGGTATTCGGCATGCCCGTTCACCCCCCGCCGCCAGGACCTACCGAACCCGAACGGAGCCCCCGCATGTCCTCCACCGCCCCCCGCCCCCCGGCCGCCGCGCCGTCCTCCCCCGGCGCCGCCCTGTCCGGGCTCGTCGGCAACACCCCCCTGCTGCGCGTGTCCGAGCCGTTCGCGCCCCGCGGCCGCGGCTTCTGGGCCAAGCTGGAGGGGTTCAACCCCGGCGGCATCAAGGACCGCCCCGGCCTGCACATGGTCGAACGGGCCCGCGCCCGCGGAGAGCTGCGGCCCGGCGCCCGCGTCATCGAATCCACCAGCGGCACCCTCGGCCTGGGCCTCGCCCTGGCCGGGATGGTGTACGGGCACCCGGTCACCCTCGTGACGGACCCCGGCCTGGAGCCCTCCATGAAGCGGCTGCTGACCGCGTACGGGGCCCGGGTCGAGGTCGTCTCCGAGCCGCACCAGGCCGGCGGGTGGCAGGAGGCCCGCCGCGCACGGGTGCGGCGGCTGCTGGACGGGAACCCGGGCGCCTGGTGCCCCGACCAGTACAACAACCCCGACAACACCACCGCCTACACCCCCCTCGCCCTCGAACTCGCCGCCGGGCTCGGCCACATCGACGTCCTGGTGTGCAGCGTCGGCACCGGCGGGCACTCCGCGGGCCTCTCGCGGGTCCTGAGGCAGCTCTA
Coding sequences within:
- a CDS encoding VOC family protein, with product MNWTLEVVPVPVTDIDRAKEFYAEKAGFKVDVDSEVAPGTRIVQLTPPGSRCSIAMIQGMPAMPGTKETAPGALHGLQLCVTDIEAARAELVARGVDVSPVRHFGESGWEDGRGGTWNSFMTFRDPDGNGWLVQEAPSELSER
- a CDS encoding PLP-dependent cysteine synthase family protein, encoding MSSTAPRPPAAAPSSPGAALSGLVGNTPLLRVSEPFAPRGRGFWAKLEGFNPGGIKDRPGLHMVERARARGELRPGARVIESTSGTLGLGLALAGMVYGHPVTLVTDPGLEPSMKRLLTAYGARVEVVSEPHQAGGWQEARRARVRRLLDGNPGAWCPDQYNNPDNTTAYTPLALELAAGLGHIDVLVCSVGTGGHSAGLSRVLRQLYPRLELVGVDTVGSTIFGQPARPRLMRGLGSSIHPRNVAYGSFAEVHWVAPAEAVWACRRLASSHYATGGWSVGAVALVAGWLARTRPEGTRVAAVFPDGPQRYLGSVYDDDWCAARGLLDAPPAAEPEVVGRADEKEVVRWTRCASVVDPLAGRADGVREASR